The Flammeovirgaceae bacterium genome contains a region encoding:
- a CDS encoding DNA polymerase III subunit delta, giving the protein MKFNSIPGLARTKKLLITGIQHNHMAHAQLFAGRPGALVLPMALAYAAYLHCENKGEDACGSCAACSKSLKYIHPDTHFVFPVGNMKRSKEIKGSGDDETLKAELRKLWRNFLLEQPFAMPDDWTLYYGGEDKQAIISTEESREMIKTLSLKPFESKYKVVIIWCPEFMHTAAANSILKVLEEPPPHTHFILATNASDKLLPTIVSRTQRVTIPLLTDSEVTDYLMQQGIEHKRAARIAQLAEGDPGLALQLLEKEEDRHTQFFFDWMVACYLKNYATLLAMAEEYHEADRLRQQHLLQYSLAMMRETLVAKFGAHELHRVSDEERKRITKFTEVMNLKKIERSVKLMNDAAYYLERNGSAKMIFLDLSLQLAEVIRK; this is encoded by the coding sequence ATGAAGTTTAACTCAATACCCGGCCTGGCCCGCACAAAAAAACTGTTGATAACAGGCATTCAGCATAATCACATGGCCCATGCCCAATTATTTGCCGGCCGCCCTGGTGCGCTGGTTTTACCGATGGCACTTGCCTATGCCGCTTACCTGCATTGCGAAAACAAAGGCGAAGATGCATGCGGTAGTTGTGCCGCCTGCTCCAAAAGTTTGAAATACATCCATCCCGATACGCATTTTGTATTTCCGGTAGGAAATATGAAGCGATCAAAAGAAATAAAAGGCTCCGGTGATGACGAGACGTTGAAAGCCGAACTTCGGAAATTATGGCGCAACTTTTTACTTGAACAACCCTTCGCGATGCCGGATGACTGGACGCTCTACTACGGTGGCGAAGACAAACAGGCCATCATCTCCACGGAAGAAAGTCGTGAGATGATAAAAACACTTTCGCTGAAACCCTTCGAAAGTAAATACAAGGTGGTCATCATCTGGTGCCCGGAGTTCATGCACACGGCTGCGGCCAACAGTATATTAAAAGTATTAGAAGAACCCCCGCCTCACACGCACTTTATACTGGCCACGAATGCAAGCGATAAGTTACTCCCCACCATTGTTTCGCGTACTCAACGAGTTACCATTCCGTTGCTAACCGATTCGGAGGTTACCGATTACCTCATGCAGCAAGGCATTGAACATAAACGCGCTGCACGGATTGCCCAACTGGCCGAAGGCGATCCGGGCCTGGCCCTGCAACTACTGGAGAAAGAAGAAGACCGGCATACCCAATTTTTTTTCGATTGGATGGTGGCCTGCTACCTGAAGAATTATGCCACCCTGCTGGCGATGGCCGAAGAATACCACGAAGCCGATCGGCTCAGGCAGCAGCACCTGCTGCAATACAGCCTGGCCATGATGCGCGAAACACTGGTAGCAAAATTTGGAGCACATGAACTTCACCGGGTATCCGATGAAGAACGAAAACGGATTACAAAATTTACGGAGGTAATGAACCTGAAAAAAATTGAACGATCAGTTAAACTGATGAATGATGCCGCTTACTACCTGGAACGGAACGGCAGTGCCAAAATGATCTTTCTCGATCTGTCATTGCAGTTGGCGGAGGTTATCCGTAAGTGA
- a CDS encoding type B 50S ribosomal protein L31, translated as MKKDIHPDYQEVVFYDTSSDYKFLTRSTIKSKEKIKWEDGKEYPLVKIEVSSASHPFFTGKKLFVDTAGRVEKFQKKYQKKSS; from the coding sequence ATGAAAAAGGATATTCACCCAGACTACCAGGAAGTTGTTTTTTACGATACTTCGAGCGATTATAAGTTTTTGACCCGCTCCACCATCAAATCGAAGGAAAAAATCAAGTGGGAGGACGGCAAAGAGTACCCTCTGGTAAAAATCGAAGTAAGTTCTGCCTCGCACCCCTTCTTTACCGGCAAAAAGCTGTTTGTTGATACGGCCGGACGGGTGGAGAAATTCCAGAAAAAATACCAAAAGAAATCTTCTTAA
- a CDS encoding sodium-dependent transporter — MSAGRGQFASRFGFIMAAAGSAIGLGNIWRFPYLTGENGGGAFVIVYLGCVLLIGIPLLFNEIALGRMTSKNPIGAFKDSGANAFWMIGPVLALCVSFFVLSYYSVIAGWTIGYIYSSFRGFNISFDEFRASPEYVIPLLVFFLAINLIIVTKEISKGIEKASKILMPVLFVLIILVILRSVTLEGASAGLEYYLVPDLDKINATTFLKALSQCFFSMSIGWGIMITYGSYFSKSDSIVKSSLWIGLLDTGVALLGGLMVFPAVFAFGKDPASGPTLVFQVLPDIFNAIPFGGNLVGAFFFLLLMIAALTSTISMIEVPASWLIDERKWDRKKAAITVVIAAFLFGLPAALSQGANQALSSMSVTIFGLTITSFMDIMDFFWGTLFIMVVALFVCLYIGWVLKPYRIISEINEGSPYFTSVKIMGVTPAQIWSFFIRFVCPIVIIVVILNQFNVFGG; from the coding sequence ATGTCTGCAGGTCGCGGTCAATTCGCTTCAAGATTTGGATTTATTATGGCAGCTGCGGGTTCGGCCATCGGCCTTGGTAACATCTGGCGCTTTCCATACCTGACCGGAGAAAATGGAGGTGGTGCCTTTGTTATTGTCTACCTGGGTTGCGTTTTACTGATTGGTATTCCGTTACTGTTCAATGAAATCGCACTCGGAAGAATGACCAGCAAAAATCCGATTGGCGCGTTTAAGGATAGCGGTGCCAATGCATTCTGGATGATAGGGCCTGTACTCGCACTGTGTGTAAGTTTCTTTGTACTCAGCTATTACAGTGTTATCGCAGGCTGGACAATAGGTTACATTTATTCTTCGTTCCGGGGATTTAATATATCCTTTGATGAATTTCGCGCCAGTCCGGAGTATGTAATTCCGTTACTGGTATTCTTTCTGGCTATTAACCTGATTATCGTTACGAAAGAAATTTCAAAAGGCATTGAAAAAGCTTCTAAAATTTTAATGCCCGTACTTTTCGTATTGATCATTTTGGTTATCCTGCGAAGCGTTACCCTCGAAGGTGCCTCTGCAGGACTTGAGTATTACCTGGTACCTGACCTGGATAAAATCAATGCCACAACATTTCTTAAGGCTCTTAGCCAGTGCTTTTTTTCCATGAGCATCGGTTGGGGTATCATGATCACGTACGGATCGTACTTTTCAAAAAGCGATAGTATTGTAAAAAGTTCGTTGTGGATAGGTTTACTGGATACTGGTGTTGCTTTACTGGGTGGGTTGATGGTTTTTCCGGCTGTTTTTGCCTTTGGCAAGGACCCGGCTTCAGGACCCACCCTGGTATTTCAGGTGTTGCCGGATATTTTTAATGCCATTCCTTTCGGAGGAAACCTTGTTGGTGCCTTTTTCTTTTTATTACTGATGATTGCAGCCCTTACTTCTACCATTTCAATGATTGAAGTGCCTGCGTCCTGGCTCATTGATGAACGCAAATGGGATCGTAAAAAAGCAGCCATTACGGTGGTTATTGCTGCTTTTCTATTTGGCCTACCTGCCGCCCTTTCGCAAGGGGCCAATCAGGCCCTCAGTTCCATGTCGGTAACTATTTTCGGTTTAACCATAACCAGTTTTATGGACATTATGGATTTCTTCTGGGGTACACTTTTTATAATGGTTGTGGCATTGTTTGTATGCCTCTACATTGGCTGGGTACTGAAACCCTACCGAATAATAAGCGAAATAAATGAGGGGTCACCGTACTTCACAAGCGTTAAAATCATGGGGGTTACACCCGCACAGATTTGGTCGTTTTTTATCCGGTTTGTCTGTCCGATAGTAATTATTGTAGTGATTCTAAATCAATTCAATGTGTTTGGTGGTTAA
- a CDS encoding NAD(P)-dependent oxidoreductase has translation MKILVTGCNGLLGQKLVKKLCSDNAFKVIATARAAGNALPADTPFYQLDITRPAQVNEVITGTRPDIVINTAAATNVDWCEQNQEACTLVNTTAVQYLVEACNKTGSHFIQLSTDFIFDGTKALLTEEDKPGPINHYGLTKLQAEQHIQRQSASWCIIRTVIVYGVASGINRSNIVLWVKSSLEAGNPIRVVNDQWRTPTLAEDLALGCYLAAKKKATGIFHISGKDFLTPYDIAIRTADFFGLNKSLISPTTSEVFQQPARRPLKTGFSIEKANRRLGYSPHSFEQGLAIIKTQLQS, from the coding sequence ATGAAAATACTGGTAACCGGCTGTAACGGTTTACTTGGCCAGAAGCTGGTAAAAAAGCTATGCAGCGATAATGCATTCAAGGTAATAGCAACAGCACGTGCAGCGGGTAATGCCTTGCCGGCTGATACACCTTTTTATCAACTGGATATTACCCGTCCGGCTCAGGTTAACGAAGTAATTACCGGAACCCGGCCGGATATCGTTATTAACACGGCTGCCGCAACCAACGTTGACTGGTGCGAACAAAACCAGGAGGCCTGCACGCTGGTCAATACTACTGCAGTACAATACCTGGTTGAAGCCTGCAACAAAACCGGATCGCACTTTATCCAGCTTTCAACCGATTTTATTTTTGATGGAACAAAAGCGTTGTTAACCGAAGAAGATAAGCCCGGACCGATTAATCATTACGGCTTGACAAAACTGCAGGCCGAACAACATATTCAAAGGCAATCCGCTTCCTGGTGTATTATCCGCACAGTAATTGTTTACGGTGTGGCCTCGGGCATTAATCGGTCTAACATTGTTTTGTGGGTTAAAAGCAGTCTCGAAGCCGGTAACCCCATCCGGGTAGTAAATGATCAGTGGCGTACTCCTACCCTTGCCGAAGACTTAGCCCTTGGTTGTTATCTGGCGGCTAAAAAGAAAGCCACCGGCATTTTCCATATTTCCGGTAAAGATTTTCTAACACCCTATGACATTGCGATCCGGACGGCCGATTTCTTTGGATTGAATAAATCATTAATCTCCCCAACAACTTCGGAAGTATTTCAACAGCCGGCACGCAGACCGCTGAAGACCGGCTTTTCGATTGAAAAGGCAAACCGTAGGCTGGGGTATTCACCACACTCATTTGAACAAGGGCTTGCAATAATTAAAACCCAATTGCAATCCTGA
- a CDS encoding ABC transporter ATP-binding protein, whose translation MKIYFRILNYAPNLIPRLIQFFLFSILGVLFSASYLGLIMPMLEVLFSQDVAAAVPAPPEASFSVGYVTGLFKYQFAKIIAEEGRINALLFVCILIVVAVFLANMFRYMERMTASRIKVDIVKGMRVHLFQNVSRLHIGYFNHQRKGDLISRFTNDISEVETAVVNSLKSVLKEPITIVVYFIILFVISVKLTLFTLILLPVTGGIVAEIIKRLRRKAKQSQEAMGRIVNILDETFSGMRVIKAFNTRDFILKKIDNETSYHRKVNLSISRKNELSSPLSEFLGVIIVAVIMYYGGQLVMAGDGLKPQVFMGFLAFYASLIQPAKNFSNGITSLQKGTVAAERIFAVVDLEPAIQNKPGALPVADFNDCIEFKNVSFAYEKEPVLKNISLKIEKGKTIALVGPSGGGKSTLADLVPRFYDPTEGSVLLDGVDLRDCELESLRKLIGVVTQESILFNDTIFNNIAFGMPNVKEEDVVNAAKVANAHDFISATENGYQTFIGERGSRLSGGQRQRIAIARAVLKNPPILILDEATSALDSESERLVQDALTNLMKNRTSIVIAHRLSTIQHADEIIVIQNGHIAERGRHDELIAQSGLYRKLSEIQKA comes from the coding sequence ATGAAGATTTACTTCCGTATTTTAAACTACGCACCTAATCTTATACCCCGGCTTATCCAGTTTTTTTTGTTTTCCATACTGGGTGTGTTATTCAGTGCTTCTTACCTCGGGTTAATTATGCCCATGTTGGAAGTGCTCTTTTCCCAGGATGTTGCCGCTGCTGTACCCGCCCCGCCCGAAGCTTCCTTTTCGGTGGGGTATGTTACCGGTTTATTTAAATACCAGTTTGCAAAAATTATTGCCGAAGAGGGTCGCATCAACGCATTACTTTTTGTTTGCATTCTTATTGTTGTGGCCGTTTTCCTGGCCAATATGTTTCGGTACATGGAACGGATGACAGCTTCCCGCATCAAGGTGGATATCGTTAAGGGTATGCGGGTTCATCTTTTTCAGAATGTATCGCGCCTGCACATCGGGTACTTTAATCACCAGCGTAAGGGCGATTTGATATCACGCTTCACCAACGACATCAGCGAGGTAGAAACAGCGGTTGTTAACAGTTTAAAGAGTGTGTTAAAAGAGCCGATTACCATTGTCGTGTACTTTATTATTCTCTTCGTTATCTCGGTTAAGCTAACGCTGTTTACCCTCATTCTGCTTCCGGTTACTGGCGGCATCGTTGCAGAAATTATTAAACGGTTACGCAGAAAGGCAAAGCAAAGCCAGGAGGCGATGGGCCGTATTGTTAATATTCTGGATGAAACCTTTAGCGGTATGCGGGTTATTAAAGCGTTTAATACCCGCGATTTCATTCTGAAAAAAATTGATAATGAAACAAGTTATCACCGTAAAGTTAATTTGTCCATCTCAAGAAAGAACGAACTATCCTCTCCCTTGTCGGAATTTCTTGGTGTGATTATAGTTGCTGTAATTATGTATTACGGTGGCCAGCTTGTGATGGCCGGGGATGGTTTAAAACCTCAAGTATTTATGGGTTTTCTTGCCTTTTATGCTTCGCTTATTCAACCGGCAAAAAACTTTTCCAACGGCATTACCTCCCTGCAAAAGGGAACGGTTGCAGCCGAGCGGATTTTTGCGGTAGTGGATTTGGAGCCGGCCATTCAGAATAAACCCGGGGCGCTGCCGGTAGCCGACTTTAACGATTGTATCGAATTTAAAAACGTAAGTTTTGCTTACGAAAAGGAACCTGTTCTTAAAAATATTTCACTCAAAATCGAAAAGGGTAAAACCATTGCTCTGGTGGGGCCATCGGGAGGAGGTAAATCCACCCTGGCCGATTTGGTACCCCGGTTTTACGATCCAACAGAAGGATCCGTTCTGCTTGACGGTGTTGACCTTCGCGATTGTGAGTTGGAATCGTTACGGAAACTGATTGGTGTGGTAACCCAGGAATCTATCTTGTTTAACGACACCATATTCAACAACATTGCCTTTGGTATGCCCAATGTAAAAGAAGAAGATGTGGTAAATGCGGCCAAAGTGGCTAATGCACATGATTTTATTTCGGCCACCGAAAACGGATACCAGACTTTTATTGGCGAACGGGGCTCAAGACTATCGGGCGGGCAACGCCAGCGAATAGCCATTGCGCGGGCGGTGTTAAAAAATCCGCCCATATTAATTCTGGATGAAGCCACATCGGCATTGGATTCTGAGTCCGAGAGGCTTGTACAGGATGCCTTAACCAACCTGATGAAAAACCGCACCAGCATTGTTATTGCCCACCGGCTTAGCACCATTCAGCATGCCGATGAGATTATTGTTATCCAAAACGGCCATATTGCCGAGCGCGGACGGCACGATGAATTGATTGCTCAAAGCGGATTGTACCGTAAACTCAGCGAGATTCAAAAGGCCTGA
- a CDS encoding GlmU family protein produces the protein MNLILFDEPAIRINLLPFTFTRPVAKIRVGILTITEKWERLLNTQASYLTNDYLSRKFPVSIASDNLLVNGAVCPDNSLLTAVTGLKDGEGLKKNDMVLAFRSAKATPEAVSVINFKPYAPDATLIDQPWKIFQHTAAELRRDFSLITSGRKSEPITDPHTRVYNQANIFLESGVHLRAAVLNAEEGPIYLGKNTVIQEGALIKGPFSLGEGSHINMGAKMRGDTTIGPYCKVGGEISNSVIFGYSNKAHDGFLGNSVIGEWCNLGADTNTSNLKNNYENVKLWSYAKSGFANTGLQFCGLMMGDHSKCGINTMFNTGTVVGVSANIFGDGFPRNFIPSFAWGGASGFTTFQLAKAFETAEKVMVRRGLVLDDTDKEILKTIFNDTAINRIWEKK, from the coding sequence ATGAACCTGATACTGTTTGATGAACCGGCCATCCGCATCAATCTGCTGCCGTTTACATTTACCCGGCCGGTAGCCAAAATACGTGTTGGAATTTTAACAATTACCGAAAAATGGGAGCGCCTGCTGAACACGCAGGCTTCATACCTCACCAACGATTACCTCTCACGAAAATTTCCGGTTAGCATTGCCTCTGATAACCTGCTCGTTAATGGGGCCGTTTGCCCCGACAACTCACTGCTAACAGCGGTAACCGGACTGAAGGATGGCGAAGGGTTGAAAAAAAATGATATGGTGCTCGCCTTCCGTTCGGCAAAAGCAACCCCGGAAGCCGTTTCGGTAATTAATTTTAAACCCTATGCACCCGATGCTACCCTGATCGATCAGCCCTGGAAAATCTTTCAACACACTGCTGCCGAACTGAGGCGCGACTTCAGCCTGATAACCAGCGGGCGCAAGAGTGAACCCATTACCGATCCGCACACCCGCGTTTACAACCAAGCAAACATTTTTTTAGAAAGCGGAGTGCACCTGCGTGCAGCCGTTTTGAATGCCGAGGAGGGGCCTATCTATCTTGGCAAAAACACAGTTATACAGGAAGGGGCCCTGATTAAAGGACCCTTTTCGCTCGGTGAAGGTTCGCACATAAACATGGGCGCTAAAATGCGTGGCGATACCACCATCGGCCCGTATTGTAAGGTGGGCGGTGAAATCAGCAACTCCGTTATCTTCGGGTACTCCAACAAGGCACACGATGGGTTCCTCGGTAACTCGGTAATTGGCGAATGGTGTAACCTGGGTGCCGACACCAACACTTCCAACCTGAAAAACAATTACGAAAACGTAAAGCTATGGAGTTATGCCAAAAGCGGATTTGCCAACACCGGCCTTCAATTTTGCGGACTGATGATGGGCGACCACAGCAAGTGCGGCATTAATACCATGTTCAACACCGGCACGGTGGTGGGCGTATCGGCCAATATTTTTGGGGATGGATTTCCGCGCAACTTTATTCCCTCGTTTGCCTGGGGCGGTGCCAGCGGGTTTACCACGTTTCAACTCGCCAAAGCATTTGAAACGGCTGAAAAAGTGATGGTTCGAAGGGGTTTGGTGTTGGATGATACCGACAAAGAAATTCTGAAAACCATTTTCAACGACACTGCCATTAACCGCATTTGGGAAAAGAAATGA
- a CDS encoding alkaline phosphatase family protein, translating to MRILVVILFSGWLISGYTQSADRPKLVVGIMVDQMRQEYVYRYYDKFGEGGFKRLVDGGFMLSNAHYNYVPTYTGPGHASVYTGTTPAYHGIIGNNWYDKNLKKVVYCASDETRTPVGSETAANGRVSPHRMLTTTITDELKLATQKRSKVIAIADKDRGAALPGGHMADGAYWYDEKTGKLISSSYYMSKLPLWAEKFNMLKLADKYLDGVWNTLLPIEKYTESGSDNSPYESRYRGETKNTFPYDLKALRKTNGNYELLPYTPFSNDYLTEAAFAAIEGEKLGADEVTDFLCLSYSAPDKIGHQVGPNAVELQDVYLRLDRNIADLLKKLDQVAGNGNYIVFLTADHGVADVPQYLTDSNVPAGYLNANNLNARFGTLFMQYFQGKKVIEEISEEQIYLDHELFEGDPKSGGVELMVSLELISNFLLQQEGIAQAFTRNVIRQGDFNEGGIKGMVIRGYHEKRSGDIITILEPGWLEQGRVTGTTHGSPYSYDTHVPVIFYGKGIKPGMSSAYHPITDIAPTLAVLLKVKFPNGCTGQPIVEITDR from the coding sequence ATGCGAATTTTAGTTGTCATACTTTTTTCAGGCTGGCTTATTTCCGGCTATACCCAATCGGCTGACCGGCCCAAACTGGTGGTGGGTATCATGGTTGACCAGATGCGCCAGGAGTACGTTTACCGTTACTACGATAAATTCGGAGAAGGCGGATTTAAGCGGTTGGTTGATGGCGGCTTTATGCTAAGCAATGCACACTATAACTATGTGCCCACCTATACCGGGCCTGGTCACGCCTCGGTGTATACCGGAACAACCCCCGCCTACCACGGCATTATTGGAAACAATTGGTATGATAAAAACCTGAAGAAGGTGGTGTACTGCGCCAGCGATGAAACCCGAACTCCGGTGGGCAGTGAAACTGCAGCCAATGGTAGAGTATCTCCGCACCGCATGCTCACAACCACCATAACTGATGAACTGAAACTGGCAACACAAAAGCGGAGCAAAGTAATAGCCATTGCTGATAAAGATCGCGGTGCCGCTCTGCCGGGTGGGCACATGGCCGATGGCGCTTATTGGTACGATGAAAAAACAGGCAAACTCATATCCAGCTCGTATTACATGAGTAAACTACCCCTCTGGGCCGAAAAGTTTAATATGCTTAAACTGGCCGATAAATACCTTGATGGCGTATGGAACACGCTGCTTCCAATTGAAAAGTACACCGAAAGCGGCAGCGATAACAGCCCGTACGAAAGCAGGTATCGTGGAGAAACAAAGAATACGTTTCCGTATGATTTAAAGGCACTTCGCAAAACCAACGGCAATTATGAATTGCTTCCGTACACCCCGTTTTCAAACGACTACCTGACAGAAGCCGCTTTTGCAGCGATTGAAGGTGAGAAACTGGGTGCCGATGAGGTTACGGATTTCCTCTGCCTTTCCTATTCTGCGCCTGATAAAATCGGGCACCAGGTTGGCCCGAACGCGGTTGAACTCCAGGATGTTTATTTGCGGCTCGATAGAAACATTGCCGACCTGCTGAAAAAACTTGATCAGGTGGCCGGCAATGGCAATTATATCGTTTTCCTTACAGCCGATCATGGTGTGGCTGATGTTCCGCAATACCTCACCGATAGTAACGTGCCGGCCGGGTACCTCAATGCCAATAATCTGAATGCCAGGTTCGGCACCCTGTTTATGCAGTACTTTCAGGGTAAAAAGGTTATTGAGGAAATCTCGGAAGAACAGATTTACCTGGATCATGAACTCTTTGAAGGCGATCCGAAATCAGGCGGGGTGGAGTTAATGGTATCGCTTGAACTGATTAGCAATTTTCTGTTGCAGCAGGAGGGAATTGCCCAGGCTTTTACGCGTAATGTAATCCGACAGGGTGATTTCAACGAAGGAGGTATCAAAGGCATGGTCATCCGCGGGTACCACGAGAAACGCAGTGGAGATATCATTACCATTTTAGAGCCCGGCTGGCTGGAGCAAGGGCGTGTAACCGGCACCACACACGGCTCGCCCTACAGCTACGATACACACGTACCGGTTATTTTTTATGGAAAAGGCATTAAACCCGGTATGTCATCGGCATACCACCCGATAACGGATATTGCACCCACGCTTGCCGTTTTGCTAAAAGTAAAATTTCCGAACGGGTGTACGGGTCAGCCAATCGTTGAAATAACCGATCGCTGA
- a CDS encoding peptidylprolyl isomerase, with protein sequence MNRILITLITLIFIMTGCAQNKSTDYVVTIKTDFGNMVAILYDETPKHKQNFIKLAKEKFYDSLLFHRVIQDFMIQGGDPNSKKATPGQNLGNGGPGYTVEAEFKPQYFHEKGALSAARLGDNVNPSKASSGSQFYIVQGKRFADEELVQLEQGMQYQRKNMALREVLFMPEYASVKDMVIQKQTAGDGAWLSSFFENADTLIAQARKSYTPFKFSDQQKQAYKTTGGAPHLDGEYTVFGKVISGLEVIDKIAAVEKGPGDRPVSDVRMMITVEEMPKSKIEKLYGYKYPASK encoded by the coding sequence ATGAACCGGATTCTTATAACACTAATTACCCTAATCTTTATCATGACAGGCTGCGCCCAGAATAAGTCAACCGATTATGTAGTTACCATTAAAACCGACTTTGGTAACATGGTGGCCATCTTATATGATGAAACCCCAAAACACAAACAAAACTTCATTAAACTGGCCAAAGAAAAATTTTATGACAGCCTGTTGTTTCACCGCGTTATACAGGATTTTATGATTCAGGGCGGTGACCCGAACTCAAAAAAAGCCACACCCGGTCAGAACCTCGGTAACGGAGGTCCAGGCTACACCGTTGAGGCGGAATTCAAACCCCAATACTTTCATGAAAAAGGGGCACTGTCGGCAGCGCGACTGGGCGATAACGTCAATCCTTCAAAAGCCAGCAGCGGCAGCCAGTTTTACATTGTTCAGGGCAAGCGCTTTGCCGATGAAGAACTTGTACAACTGGAACAGGGTATGCAGTACCAACGCAAAAACATGGCGCTGCGCGAAGTACTGTTTATGCCCGAATATGCCTCGGTGAAGGATATGGTAATACAAAAGCAAACAGCTGGCGATGGCGCCTGGCTCAGCTCATTTTTTGAGAATGCCGATACACTTATTGCGCAGGCCAGGAAAAGTTATACCCCCTTTAAATTTTCAGATCAACAAAAACAGGCATACAAAACAACGGGCGGTGCACCGCACCTGGATGGTGAGTACACAGTTTTCGGCAAAGTCATCAGCGGGTTGGAGGTAATTGACAAAATTGCGGCTGTAGAAAAAGGCCCGGGCGACCGGCCTGTGAGCGATGTGCGGATGATGATTACCGTAGAAGAAATGCCGAAATCAAAAATCGAAAAACTGTACGGATATAAATATCCGGCAAGCAAATAA